Genomic segment of Ewingella sp. CoE-038-23:
TTTGGTCATTAAAGTTTTTATCACTATCTTCCAAATTACTAATATAAGTATCTTCAATCACGTCGGTATAGCTATATGGAATATTCTTTCCACAATCCATCTTATAATTCATACAGCGTTCGGTCATGAATGTTGCGGCTTGGTCTGTCCATGCATTCATAAAATCACCGTGAGCTGTATAAGGGCTGCCCCAGCGAGGCGTTAATACGCCATCAACTATTGTAGGGTCCATCGATAACTCTATTTTACTCACATCCAGAGAAGTAATTTGTGGCAAGACGTAGGCGATGTTCATATTGACGGTGGCGAGTTTCACCGGATAATCCGTCGGGCATTGATTATTAGTACTATAAGTTGCGTTAATGACGTCGGCGCCCGCTTTGAGATTTTTTCCATCCCAACAGTTGGGGAAAGCAATGCCGATATTTAATTGCACGGCGTCACCGGCAGATCTCAGCCCGCAGATTTGGTCTGCCTTGTTGGTGTATCCAGTACCGTTGGCACATAAGAAGGTAATATGCGGATTTGGGCCGGTACCATCGTGGTCACCGGCTAAGAGTTGCAGCCCGTGTGGATAGGGGGTTAGCGGGTTGTTAATAACATCATTGGCCTGATAGTAGTTCTTCATATAGGACGGATGGACGATCCCACCATTGGGGAGTTTCATGGTGGGAACCCAATAGGCGGTGCTGTCCGCCGCGTTGTTGCAAGTCGTGCCTGACTTGGTTAATAAGATATCGGCGGTGGAAAAGGCGTTAGTAGAGCGATTGCCAAAAAAATCATGGGACATCGCCATACCAGGTTTGCCGAACATTAAAATCGGATCGTCAGATTTCATATGGCTAAAACTACAATCAACGTCGATTTGAGAATCTGCCGCAAGAGCAGGTACGGGGAGGAAAGCCGCTAGCCCGAATAAGCAGGGCAAAGTGGTCAATACTTTTCT
This window contains:
- a CDS encoding CBM96 family carbohydrate-binding protein: MRKVLTTLPCLFGLAAFLPVPALAADSQIDVDCSFSHMKSDDPILMFGKPGMAMSHDFFGNRSTNAFSTADILLTKSGTTCNNAADSTAYWVPTMKLPNGGIVHPSYMKNYYQANDVINNPLTPYPHGLQLLAGDHDGTGPNPHITFLCANGTGYTNKADQICGLRSAGDAVQLNIGIAFPNCWDGKNLKAGADVINATYSTNNQCPTDYPVKLATVNMNIAYVLPQITSLDVSKIELSMDPTIVDGVLTPRWGSPYTAHGDFMNAWTDQAATFMTERCMNYKMDCGKNIPYSYTDVIEDTYISNLEDSDKNFNDQTTMLIQDNWNPPGRDVNKQSMALLKFTIPPLPSNMEDYPGVTFTYKIRVWDGNTTDSAVRNIFFYPTDPNAWSEKSVTWNTRPPFNYTADGSMQLNNNQQFRYVTVDKPVRAALAAGKTEISYIVGGERQGRVISMSSKEGGKNATLMLVGYQEVKEP